A section of the Falco rusticolus isolate bFalRus1 chromosome Z, bFalRus1.pri, whole genome shotgun sequence genome encodes:
- the CCNH gene encoding cyclin-H, with amino-acid sequence MYHSSTQWRHWTFRSEEELARCRAEANRKFRSKAVASGKVQQTDPALLEPHEELAICKYYEKRLLDFCAVFKPAMPRSVVGTACMYFKRFYLNNSVMEYHPRIIMLTCAFLACKVDEFNVSSAQFVGNLRESPPGQEKALEQILEYELLLIQQLNFHLIVHNPYRPFEGFLIDLKTRYPMLENPEVLRKTADDFLNRVALTDAYLLFAPSQIALAAVLSSGSRAGINMESYLTESLMLKENRTSLAKLLDDVKCMKNLIKKYELPRPEEVAVLKQKLEKCHSSELSLNTNPKKRKGCEDDDHVTKKCRTDEEEWTDDELAESV; translated from the exons ATGTACCACAGCAGCACGCAGTGGCGGCACTGGACCTTCCGCAGCGAGGAGGAGCTGGCGCGGTGCCGGGCGGAGGCCAACCGCAAGTTTCGCAGCAAAGCGGTGGCGAGCGGGAag GTCCAGCAGACCGACCCTGCCCTGCTGGAGCCCCACGAGGAGCTGGCGATATGCAAGTACTACGAAAAGAGGTTGCTGGACTTCTGCGCCGTCTTCAAGCCTGCCATGCCCAGATCGGTGGTG ggaACAGCTTGCATGTATTTCAAACGCTTTTACCTCAATAACTCAGTGATGGAGTATCATCCTCGGATAATAAT GTTAACATGTGCATTTTTGGCCTGTAAAGTAGATGAATTTAATGTGTCCAGTGCACAGTTTGTTGGTAACCTTCGAGAAAGCCCTCCGGGCCAGGAAAAAGCTCTTGAACAAATACTGGAATATGAACTACTGCTTATTCAGCAACTGAACTTCCATCTTATCGTCCACAATCCATACAGGCCATTTGAGGGATTTCTAATCGATTTGAAG ACTCGCTATCCAATGCTGGAGAATCCTGAAGTTTTGAGGAAAACAGCTGATGACTTCCTCAATCGAGTGGCTCTGACAGATGCGTATCTGCTTTTTGCTCCCTCACAGATAGCTCTCGCTGCCGTACTATCTAGTGGTTCAAGAGCAGGAATTAATATGGAAAG TTACTTAACAGAAAGTCTTATGctgaaagagaacagaacatCCTTAGCCAAGCTACTAGATGATGTGAAAT GCATGAAAAATCTCATAAAGAAATATGAACTACCAAGGCCTGAAGAGGTTGCtgttctgaaacagaaattagaGAAGTGCCACAGCTCGGAGCTTTCACTTAATACAAACCC gaagaagaggaaaggttGTGAAGATGATGACCATGTCACGAAGAAATGCAGAACGGATGAG GAGGAGTGGACTGATGATGAACTTGCAGAGTCAGTGTGA